AGATTCAATTGCGGGAGATGTGGTCATAAGTGCAAGTATTTGGAGATTTGTTGCAAAGGGAAGTGTGTCAACCCCTTCACAAATAAGCAGCACTGTGGAGGTTGCAACAACAAGTGCAAGAAAGGGAGTAAATGCATGTTTGGAATGTGTAGCTATGCTTGATCATCGTCATCCAGGCAGATCGTTTCTACTCATCGGGTCGAAAATTAGATACTTTCACATAGTCAATTAGCTGCTGGCTGCAGCACATTGTTTGATTTGTTCAAAGTACAATACATGTGATCTTATATATACTTCATATATCCGCTAGGCATTATTTGGTTTGATATTTAAAGTTTGTTTGTATGTACTGAATAATGTGGAAGCAATATTGATGCTAGGCTGCTTCTCATTTTTAGTTACGTGGTTTATCATAAAATGTAGAGTCCAGTTGCAGCAAGTGAAAGGTGAATGAAGAGTCGTGTTTTCGATATGTCCAAAACCTTGTACTCGTTACATTTGATGCACGAAACAAGTGTTGCACCTATCATGACGACTAGAAGCAAGCGACTGTTTTTTGTTATTGGATCTTTTGTTAGAGTACTAAGATTTTTAACGACATTGCATTCGATATGAAAACTACTAATAATCAACCtcgtaatataattttcttgaacaagACGAACAGTCAACGGTTACACTTGCATAGTAAGAGTGCTTCacttgaatttcaaattataataatcgcAGTGCCCTGGTGACTAATCTATCAGCATTAATATATGTTGGCCGGAGTTCTGATTCATCCTTTGCTATTATTCTTTGTTCTGTAACATTAACATTCATTGAACagacaatatatatagaaagcaTAGACATTTTCAGGTCAAATGCTTTCTGAGGCTGAGGATTAAATGTGGGAAAGTCAAGCACCGTTCATCGGCTCGTGCAATCACGTCTGTTATGCCATTAGAATCTTAGACAAAAACCAATGAAACAGTCCCAAAATTAACGTGGATATCACCTTCATTTTACGTTGCCTAACCCgtataaattttgacttcCGAAGCTAAATTTTGCACCTCAAAACTTCACTAGACCAGCTATGGCCTCCCCACCATCTCTCCCACTTATAGTACTCTGTCTGATTCTAGTTTCCAGTTTATCAACATTAACACTTGCTGATTCTTATTACTACGCTCCTAGTACTAACAAGAATGTCATGAACCCAATAGACTCATGTTGGAGGGCTAAATCAAACTGGGCCACTAACCGCCGTGCACTGGCTGATTGTGCTGTAGGGTTTGGGAAAAATGCCATTGGGGGGAAGTTCGGAGCAACTTACATGGTAACGGATGCATCCGATGACCCGGTAAAACCAAAACCGGGCACGCTCCGGTACGGTGTGATCCAATCAAAACCACTGTGGATCGTTTTCGCCAAAAGTATGGTTATTACACTTAAGAATGAGCTCATGATAAACAGTTACAAGACCATAGATGGGAGAGGGGCGAAGGTGGAGATTGCTTACGGGCCATGCATCACGATACAGCATGTTAGCCATGTTATTATACATGGGATCAGCGTACATGACTGTAAGCCGGGAAAATCAGGCCTGGTTCAGGACAGCCCGATCCACAAGGGCCACCGCCGGGGTTCGGATGGCGATGctattgatatatttgattCATCCGATGTATGGATTGACCATTGCTCATTTGCTCGGTGCTATGATGGGCTCATTGATGTGATTCATGGCTCCACAGCCATCACCATTTCAAACAACTTCTTTTCCCACCATGATAAAGTAAGTAATCAACTTCTTGAATTTATGATGATcagaaaataactaataagTGGATTAAGTTGGACAATTGTACTAATTATATACGTGTTATATCTTTCTTTTATAGATTCAGTAGAAGCATCAAATAGTGTAGATCATATCacattagtatatataatgagcCTCATTGCTAACAGGATATGATATCGGTCCAtattatttgacattttcacACCTGTTTCACGTAAACGAAAAGCAAAACTCtattttgatctaattatTCAGCAAATCCGGCAACTAATGACAGGTTATGTTGTTCGGACACGATGACAACAATTTGGaggacaaaaaaatcaaagtcaCAGTAGCCTTCAACCGTTTTGGCCCTGGATTAGTTCAAAGGATGCCGAGGTATATACGCACTGTTCATTCATTTCCTTCAAGTTAATCATATTAATACAATCACTGCAAATTAAAATGGTAAAAACATTACAATGAGGAGCAGGGTTAGGCTAGGGTACGCGCATGTGGCTAACAACAGATACGACCAGTGGGAGATGTATGCGATTGGGGGGAGTGCTGATCCAACCATCTTCAGTGAAGGAAACTACTTCGTCGCCCCGAATAATCCTGATGTCAAACAAGTAAGTCAAGTCGAGACACGACTGCGTTTGATGTAATTCACACTTTTATATAAACCATAAACGAAAAGATTCTCGGAAAACTGAACAGGTTACAAAGAGAGAGACTAAGAATGGTTGGAAGAACTGGAAATGGAGATCATCCAGAGACAAATTCATCAACGGGGCTTACTTTGTCCCCTCGGGGTATGGAACCACCGCGCCTGGTTACACGAAAATTCAGTCGTTTAAGGTGGCCGATGGAGCCATGGTCCCTGCTCTTACATCTGATGCAGGCCCTCTAAGCTGCACCACCAATAGAGCATGTTGATTGACTGCATATCTGTACATATTTCTGATTTTGATCGTAAAAACACGAGTACTTATGAGAAATATGGGTGGGGGAGGATATTGTGAtcagttgttttgcatgttaGAATACGTTTTTTAAGCAAGTGCTTGTGCTAACTGCAGTGTTAGCCAGCATTACTTTGGACCAATTTCTGGTGATGTAAAGTTTCTAGTTGCACAAGGTTACAAGAGTGCCTGGANNNNNNNNNNNNATTAtctaaaatatgttttgattttcatGATAAATGTTATATACTGAAATTTTTGGTTACATTGGATTGGTGTATTCgaaattaattatggtttttaaattgctaaaatatttgatttttgaatttatttggtgtattataaatacaaatattttaaattctagactctaattttaaattatattttattatacgaTGATAGATTTCAAATACTccgataattaattaaaatttttactccAAATACTTTCTACAAATTCAGAAGTGTaaccttaatttttattttatttaattcactaATTATTTCGACAAATGTTTAGTGGAGTAGACTTAAGTTTCATTAGAGACATCTTAAAATAGTACATAATgcaataaattgtattatattttaattaaataatcttaaGTCACCAACTAATTAATCACTCTCCAAAGTCAAAACCCCCCATTCTCGTTCTTCTCCTTAAACCCTCCTCCCGAGTACCCGGTACGGTACCCGCTCGCCGGATTCCTCCCCTAAAATGCAAATCGCGGCCACAGTTTCAAGATCCAGAGCGCCGCTTCTCGCCTCCGCGTCCCTCTTAACCagacttcttttttcttcgCAATCCCTCCGCGGCGTTGAAGCCCTAGTTTCTGCGTCTCCACAACCACCTTCTATCAGTAGTATATTTCCGCCGGCATTGGGCTGCGCCCGGCTCTACCACGACGGAAGGCCCAGAGGGCCTCTGTGGAGGGGCAAGAAACTTATCGGAAAAGAGGCCCTCTTCATTATACTAGGCCTGAAGCGATTTAAAGACGACAAGGAGAAGCTagataaattcatcaaaaccCACGTGCTCAGGCTGCTCAAATTGGACATGGTTGCCGTTCTCAACGAACTCGAACGCCAGGAGGAGGTCTCTCTTGCTGTCAAGGTGATTCAATTTTGGTTGTACTTTGTTCTTCGCAAGTTGTACCTTGTATTGCTTGTGGTTTCCATTTTGATCTCTGTGGGGTCTTATAGCTAAACAAGTGGATGTGCTTGACATTAGAGAGTGATTTCACTAATTGCGCGTCCCCCTGTTTCAATGGTTGTTCTTGTTGGGCTGGCATTTTTTATGTTAGTGTACTTAGTTGCTATCAAGTTTTATGGTTTTGGGGGTGCTGTAAGTGGAAGTTCATGATGCTCTTCCCGTTTCATAGTGGCTTTTGGTTACTGGAGTATTGGCAACTCTCTCTGTGCCTTGTTGTGAAATTGTTTACTcgcttttataatttttttctctgaaaatcttatatttaaatgtaGTATTTTAACTTAAgataatttgttgatattttcaGATGTTCAGGGTTATTCAGAAACAAGACTGGTACAAACCTGATGTTTTCCTGTACAAGGATTTAATTATTGCATTGGCTAGGCGCAAAAAGATGGATGATGTAATGGAGTTATGGGAAAGTATGAGAAAGGAATATTTATTTCCCGACTCTCAGACATATACTGAAGTTATTCGAGGTTTCTTACAGTATGGTTCTCCTGCTGATGCCATGAACATCTATGAGGATATGAAAAAATCTCCAGATCCTCCAGAGCAATTGCCATTTAGGATATTATTGAAGGGGCTTCTGCCGCATCCCTTGTTAAGAAACAAGGTCAAACAAGATTTTGAGGAAATCTTTCCTGATCAACGTGTTTATGATCCTCCAGAGGAGATTTTTGGGTTAAGATGAGGTTTGTGTTTTGCGCTCGTGCAACTTGTTTCCACTATCCAGTTTCTATTAAGGAGGCTTCCTGAGTTTTCAAATAAACCTGCACTGAATTTAGTATTTGTACAAGCTTTAATAAGAGttttcatgttttattttttataagctGTTTCTTTCATGCTATAGATCTTCATTGCCTCTCtctgttaattatttttttcttcatgatTACTGGTGGTAATTAGCATACTCGATTTTCAAAGacccaattttctttttttttttccacacTAGTACGCCAAGCTGTTTGAAGaattatattatcttttggGTTTCAGTTGAGTTTGTTTACGTGAACAAGACATTGAACTCTAAATGACTGTACGAGTTTCTTGAGTTTTTTGGCCTGTCTCTCTAGAAGTTAACTCATCTATTTTGTacttatcaaaagaaaaaaagaaacatccATATTGCAGGTCTGACGCACCAAATGTAGCTAAGACCCTAGAAAGGTAGGATATTTACTTTCAGGTACATGTATTACGTTCTGATTTGTTTCTCCACATCATATGAAGAGGGATTTTCTGAAATAGAATA
This genomic window from Sesamum indicum cultivar Zhongzhi No. 13 linkage group LG12, S_indicum_v1.0, whole genome shotgun sequence contains:
- the LOC105175323 gene encoding pentatricopeptide repeat-containing protein At3g46870 (The sequence of the model RefSeq protein was modified relative to this genomic sequence to represent the inferred CDS: added 59 bases not found in genome assembly), producing MQIAATVSRSRAPLLASASASLLTRLLFSSQSLRGVEALVSASPQPPSISSIFPPALGCARLYHDGRPRGPLWRGKKLIGKEALFIILGLKRFKDDKEKLDKFIKTHVLRLLKLDMVAVLNELERQEEVSLAVKMFRVIQKQDWYKPDVFLYKDLIIALARRKKMDDVMELWESMRKEYLFPDSQTYTEVIRGFLQYGSPADAMNIYEDMKKSPDPPEQLPFRILLKGLLPHPLLRNKVKQDFEEIFPDQRVYDPPEEIFGLR
- the LOC105175416 gene encoding putative pectate lyase 2: MASPPSLPLIVLCLILVSSLSTLTLADSYYYAPSTNKNVMNPIDSCWRAKSNWATNRRALADCAVGFGKNAIGGKFGATYMVTDASDDPVKPKPGTLRYGVIQSKPLWIVFAKSMVITLKNELMINSYKTIDGRGAKVEIAYGPCITIQHVSHVIIHGISVHDCKPGKSGLVQDSPIHKGHRRGSDGDAIDIFDSSDVWIDHCSFARCYDGLIDVIHGSTAITISNNFFSHHDKVMLFGHDDNNLEDKKIKVTVAFNRFGPGLVQRMPRVRLGYAHVANNRYDQWEMYAIGGSADPTIFSEGNYFVAPNNPDVKQVTKRETKNGWKNWKWRSSRDKFINGAYFVPSGYGTTAPGYTKIQSFKVADGAMVPALTSDAGPLSCTTNRAC